From Erigeron canadensis isolate Cc75 chromosome 8, C_canadensis_v1, whole genome shotgun sequence, one genomic window encodes:
- the LOC122580012 gene encoding beta-xylosidase/alpha-L-arabinofuranosidase 2-like has product MNFSFCDSSLPIETRVNDLISRLTLEEKINNLVSNASGVPRLGIPGYKWWSEALHGVSNVGPATHFSRLVPGATSFPQVILTASSFNKTLFKTIGKVVSTEARAMYNAGLAGLTYWSPNVNIFRDPRWGRGQETPGEDPVLTSKYAANYVQGLQERDDGDTNRLKVGASCKHYTAYDVDKWEGVDRYHFNAMVTRQDMEDTFQPPFKSCVVDGNVASIMCSYNKVNGKPTCGDPDLLQGVIRDQWHLNGYIGSDCDSLDIMFHSQHWEQTPEEIAADALNAGLDLNCGDYLRVNTLGAVKDGLVEESVVDKAASNNFATLMRLGFFDGDPREQMYGELGPQDVCTEAHQELAREAARQGIVLLKNSFGSLPLSPNAIQSLAVIGPNADATTTMLGNYAGIPCQYTTPLQGLANSVETVYHAGCSNPRCATAQLEEAREVAAAADAVVLVMGTDLSVENEGRDRTSISLPGQQNRLISEVASASKGPVILVIMSGGGMDIEFAKQNPKITSILWVGLPGEAGGAALADIIFGRYNPSGRLPMTWYPQSFAETVNMTNMNMRPDPSTGHPGYTYRFYRGETVYPFGYGLSYSIFIQRVLKPPKHLHISLDEGHVCRSSECTTIEVGDLNCEDLAFDIVIGVSNVGEMEGSYSILLFSYPPQVFPNVPLVQLVDFQKVFLAPKETTFVRYNVDACRHLSVVDEDGNKKVALGEHVLHVGDVTHSLNLSI; this is encoded by the exons ATGAACTTCTCGTTCTGTGATTCTTCATTACCTATCGAAACAAGGGTCAACGACTTGATTAGCAGACTCACATTAgaagaaaagataaataactTAGTGAGCAATGCTAGTGGTGTCCCTCGTCTCGGAATACCAGGATACAAGTGGTGGTCCGAGGCTTTACACGGTGTTTCTAACGTTGGACCTGCCACTCATTTTTCTAGATTAGTCCCCGGAGCCACCAGCTTCCCTCAAGTAATTCTAACTGCATCTTCATTTAATAAAACCTTGTTCAAAACCATTGGGAAAGTGGTTTCCACTGAAGCTAGAGCAATGTATAATGCTGGGTTAGCAGGGTTAACCTATTGGTCACCAAATGTGAATATTTTTCGTGATCCACGATGGGGAAGAGGGCAAGAAACTCCTGGAGAAGACCCCGTTTTAACTAGTAAATATGCAGCAAATTATGTTCAAGGTCTACAAGAAAGAGATGATGGTGATACAAATCGTTTAAAAGTTGGAGCTTCTTGTAAACATTACACTGCATATGATGTAGATAAGTGGGAAGGCGTTGATCGATACCATTTTAATGCCATG GTAACAAGGCAAGATATGGAGGATACATTTCAACCTCCATTCAAGAGCTGTGTTGTGGACGGAAATGTTGCAAGTATTATGTGTTCTTATAACAAAGTTAATGGCAAGCCAACTTGTGGCGATCCTGATCTATTGCAAGGTGTTATTCGGGACCAGTGGCATTTAAATGG ATACATTGGTTCGGATTGTGATTCGTTAGACATCATGTTCCATTCCCAGCATTGGGAACAAACCCCAGAAGAAATTGCAGCGGATGCATTGAACGCTGGTTTGGACCTCAATTGTGGGGATTATTTAAGAGTCAACACACTTGGTGCTGTAAAAGATGGTTTAGTTGAAGAATCGGTTGTTGATAAGGCAGCTTCAAACAACTTTGCAACACTTATGAGACTTGGGTTTTTTGATGGTGACCCAAGAGAGCAAATGTATGGAGAACTTGGCCCGCAAGATGTGTGCACTGAGGCTCACCAGGAGCTAGCCCGTGAAGCTGCTAGACAAGGAATTGTGTTGCTCAAAAACAGCTTTGGGTCCTTGCCATTATCTCCAAATGCCATTCAGTCACTTGCAGTAATCGGCCCAAATGCTGATGCCACAACAACCATGCTTGGAAACTATGCAG GGATTCCATGCCAATATACAACTCCACTACAAGGGTTAGCAAACTCAGTTGAGACTGTTTACCATGCGGGCTGTAGTAACCCGAGATGTGCTACTGCACAACTAGAAGAAGCAAGAGAAGTAGCTGCTGCAGCAGATGCCGTGGTTCTAGTAATGGGAACTGATCTTTCGGTGGAGAACGAGGGTCGAGATAGAACTAGTATAAGCCTTCCAGGACAACAAAACCGTCTTATTTCTGAGGTTGCTTCTGCATCAAAAGGACCCGTGATTCTTGTTATAATGTCGGGAGGTGGAATGGATATTGAGTTTGCAAAGCAGAACCCGAAGATTACTAGCATCTTATGGGTCGGGTTACCTGGCGAAGCTGGTGGAGCTGCTTTAGCTGATATCATTTTCGGACGATATAATCCAA GTGGAAGACTTCCCATGACATGGTATCCACAATCTTTTGCAGAAACGGTTAACATGACCAACATGAACATGAGACCAGACCCAAGCACGGGTCACCCAGGTTATACCTACCGATTCTATAGAGGCGAAACGGTTTATCCTTTTGGATACGGGCTAAGCTATTCTATTTTCATTCAGCGGGTACTTAAACCACCAAAACACCTGCATATCTCATTAGATGAAGGTCATGTTTGTCGTTCTTCTGAATGTACAACAATAGAGGTGGGTGATCTTAATTGCGAAGACTTGGCATTTGATATTGTGATTGGGGTAAGTAATGTTGGGGAAATGGAGGGAAGCTACAGCATATTGTTGTTCTCTTATCCTCCTCAAGTGTTTCCAAATGTTCCTCTAGTGCAATTGGTGGATTTTCAAAAGGTTTTCTTGGCTCCAAAAGAAACAACTTTTGTTAGATACAATGTGGACGCCTGTAGACATTTGAGTGTtgttgatgaagatggcaacaaaAAGGTCGCTTTGGGGGAGCATGTTCTTCATGTGGGAGATGTTACACATTCTTTAAATCTCAGcatttaa
- the LOC122578573 gene encoding beta-xylosidase/alpha-L-arabinofuranosidase 1-like isoform X2, whose translation MYNAGLAGLTYWSPNVNIFRDPRWGRGQETPGEDPILTSKYAIDYVQGLQERDDGDKNRLKVAACCKHYTAYDVDNWKGVDRYHFSATVTKQDMEDTFQPPFRNCIVNGNVASVMCSYNKVNGKPTCGDRDLLERVIRGEWKLNGYISSDCDSLDVMFRSQHWAQTPEEIAADALNAGLDLNCGDFLKFNTLGAVQGGLVKETVVDRAVSNNFATLMRLGYFDGNPRKQLYGNLGPKDVCSPAHQELAREAARQGIVLLKNRPSSLPLSPTSIKSLAVIGPNANVTTTMIGNYAGIPCKYTTPLQGLSASVKTVYQSGCRNIGCATAQFNRAKKAAAAADAVVLVMGDDLSEEAEGRDRTSVSLPGQQNRLITEVASVAKGPVILVIMSGGGMDIGFAKKNTKIGSILWVGLPGEAGGAALADIIYGRYNPSGRLPMTWYPQSFADTVSMTNMNMRPNPATGHPGYTYRFYKGETVYQFGYGLSFSPFIQQVVQAPKLIQIPLDENHVCSSSECQTIEMDDHHCGHLGFNVVIRVKNVGKFEGSYTVLLFSSPPQVTPDVPQIQLVDFEKVSLAPQQERLVRFNVEGCRHLSVVDEDGNRKVALGEHVLHVEDVKHSLTLKI comes from the exons ATGTATAATGCTGGGTTAGCAGGGTTAACCTACTGGTCACCAAATGTGAATATTTTTCGTGATCCACGATGGGGAAGAGGGCAAGAAACTCCTGGAGAAGATCCGATCTTAACAAGTAAATATGCAATAGATTATGTTCAAGGTCTGCAAGAAAGAGATGATGGTGATAAAAATCGTTTAAAAGTTGCAGCCTGCTGTAAACATTACACTGCTTATGATGTCGATAACTGGAAAGGCGTTGATCGATATCATTTCAGTGCTACG GTTACAAAGCAAGATATGGAGGATACATTTCAACCCCCATTTAGAAACTGCATTGTGAATGGAAATGTTGCGAGTGTTATGTGTTCTTATAACAAAGTTAACGGCAAACCAACCTGTGGTGATAGGGATCTTTTGGAACGCGTTATTCGTGGTGAATGGAAATTAAATGG GTACATAAGTTCCGACTGTGATTCACTCGACGTCATGTTCAGATCACAGCACTGGGCCCAAACCCCAGAAGAAATTGCAGCGGATGCATTGAATGCAGGTTTGGACCTCAACTGCGGGGACTTTCTAAAGTTTAACACATTAGGCGCGGTACAAGGTGGCCTAGTGAAAGAAACAGTTGTTGACAGGGCTGTTTCAAACAACTTTGCTACACTTATGAGACTAGGATATTTTGATGGTAACCCAAGAAAGCAGTTGTATGGTAACCTTGGCCCAAAAGATGTGTGCAGCCCGGCTCACCAAGAGCTAGCCCGTGAAGCAGCTAGACAAGGAATTGTGTTGCTTAAAAACAggcctagttcattaccatTATCTCCAACTTCTATCAAATCTCTAGCAGTAATTGGCCCCAATGCTAATGTCACAACAACCATGATTGGCAACTATGcag GGATTCCATGCAAATATACGACTCCTCTACAAGGTCTATCAGCCTCCGTTAAGACTGTTTACCAATCAGGATGCCGTAATATAGGATGTGCTACAGCGCAATTTAACAGAGCAAAGAAAGCGGCTGCTGCAGCTGATGCTGTGGTTCTAGTAATGGGTGATGATCTCTCTGAAGAGGCAGAGGGTCGAGATAGAACCAGTGTAAGTCTTCCTGGACAACAAAACCGTCTTATTACAGAAGTTGCATCCGTGGCTAAAGGACCCGTGATTCTTGTTATTATGTCTGGGGGTGGAATGGATATTGGATTTGCAAAGAAGAATACGAAGATTGGTAGCATTTTATGGGTCGGGTTACCTGGTGAAGCTGGTGGAGCTGCATTAGCTGACATCATTTATGGACGATATAATCCAA GTGGAAGATTACCCATGACATGGTATCCGCAATCATTTGCAGACACTGTGAGCATGACAAACATGAATATGAGACCCAACCCAGCCACAGGCCACCCTGGTTACACCTACCGTTTTTACAAAGGTGAAACGGTTTATCAGTTTGGATATGGGTTAAGCTTTTCTCCATTTATTCAACAAGTGGTTCAAGCACCAAAGCTCATTCAAATTCCCCTAGACGAAAATCATGTTTGTAGTTCTTCTGAGTGTCAAACGATTGAAATGGATGATCATCATTGTGGCCATTTAGGATTCAATGTTGTGATTAGGGTAAAGAATGTTGGGAAATTTGAGGGAAGTTATACCGTGTTGTTGTTCTCTTCACCTCCTCAAGTAACTCCGGACGTACCTCAAATCCAACTAGTCGATTTTGAGAAGGTGTCCTTGGCTCCACAACAAGAGAGGTTGGTTAGATTCAATGTGGAAGGTTGCAGACATTTGAGTGTTGTTGATGAGGATGGCAATAGAAAGGTTGCATTGGGGGAGCATGTTCTTCATGTGGAAGATGTTAAACATTCTTTAACTCTAAAGATTTGA
- the LOC122578672 gene encoding protein P21-like gives MTPIFSTIFTCLLLLPFVFQIANAAVFDIRNNCPYTVWAGAVPGGGRQLNSGQSWSLNVPAGTQGGRVWPRTNCNFDGSGQGRCETGDCNGRLECQNYGTPPNSLAEFGLNQFNNLDFIDISLVDGFNVPLEFSPTSGGCTRGIVCRADINGQCPNELRAPGGCNNPCTVFKTDEYCCNSGNCGPTTYSRFFKERCPDAYSYPKDDATSTFTCPGGTNYKVVFCP, from the coding sequence ATGACTCCAATATTCTCAACCATTTTCACTTGTTTGCTtcttttgccttttgttttCCAGATTGCCAATGCCGCGGTCTTTGACATCCGAAACAACTGTCCGTACACCGTTTGGGCAGGGGCTGTGCCTGGTGGGGGACGGCAGCTTAATTCGGGCCAGTCTTGGTCTTTAAACGTCCCAGCTGGTACCCAAGGAGGCCGTGTATGGCCCCGAACCAATTGCAACTTTGATGGTTCTGGTCAAGGACGGTGTGAAACCGGTGACTGCAATGGTCGCCTCGAGTGCCAAAACTATGGCACACCACCTAACTCCCTAGCCGAGTTTGGTTTGAATCAATTCAATAATCTTGATTTCATTGACATATCTCTTGTCGATGGATTCAACGTGCCATTGGAATTTAGCCCGACTTCAGGTGGGTGCACTCGGGGCATTGTATGTCGTGCAGACATCAACGGGCAGTGCCCTAACGAGTTACGGGCTCCTGGTGGGTGCAATAACCCCTGTACCGTGTTCAAGACCGATGAATATTGTTGTAACTCTGGAAATTGCGGACCAACTACTTATTCGAGGTTTTTCAAAGAGCGGTGTCCCGATGCTTATAGTTATCCTAAGGATGACGCCACCAGTACTTTTACGTGCCCCGGAGGAACCAACTATAAAGTCGTCTTTTGCCCTTGA
- the LOC122578573 gene encoding beta-xylosidase/alpha-L-arabinofuranosidase 1-like isoform X1 — protein sequence MYNAGLAGLTYWSPNVNIFRDPRWGRGQETPGEDPILTSKYAIDYVQGLQERDDGDKNRLKVAACCKHYTAYDVDNWKGVDRYHFSATVTKQDMEDTFQPPFRNCIVNGNVASVMCSYNKVNGKPTCGDRDLLERVIRGEWKLNGFRVVVCRYISSDCDSLDVMFRSQHWAQTPEEIAADALNAGLDLNCGDFLKFNTLGAVQGGLVKETVVDRAVSNNFATLMRLGYFDGNPRKQLYGNLGPKDVCSPAHQELAREAARQGIVLLKNRPSSLPLSPTSIKSLAVIGPNANVTTTMIGNYAGIPCKYTTPLQGLSASVKTVYQSGCRNIGCATAQFNRAKKAAAAADAVVLVMGDDLSEEAEGRDRTSVSLPGQQNRLITEVASVAKGPVILVIMSGGGMDIGFAKKNTKIGSILWVGLPGEAGGAALADIIYGRYNPSGRLPMTWYPQSFADTVSMTNMNMRPNPATGHPGYTYRFYKGETVYQFGYGLSFSPFIQQVVQAPKLIQIPLDENHVCSSSECQTIEMDDHHCGHLGFNVVIRVKNVGKFEGSYTVLLFSSPPQVTPDVPQIQLVDFEKVSLAPQQERLVRFNVEGCRHLSVVDEDGNRKVALGEHVLHVEDVKHSLTLKI from the exons ATGTATAATGCTGGGTTAGCAGGGTTAACCTACTGGTCACCAAATGTGAATATTTTTCGTGATCCACGATGGGGAAGAGGGCAAGAAACTCCTGGAGAAGATCCGATCTTAACAAGTAAATATGCAATAGATTATGTTCAAGGTCTGCAAGAAAGAGATGATGGTGATAAAAATCGTTTAAAAGTTGCAGCCTGCTGTAAACATTACACTGCTTATGATGTCGATAACTGGAAAGGCGTTGATCGATATCATTTCAGTGCTACG GTTACAAAGCAAGATATGGAGGATACATTTCAACCCCCATTTAGAAACTGCATTGTGAATGGAAATGTTGCGAGTGTTATGTGTTCTTATAACAAAGTTAACGGCAAACCAACCTGTGGTGATAGGGATCTTTTGGAACGCGTTATTCGTGGTGAATGGAAATTAAATGG CTTTCGAGTGGTGGTCTGCAGGTACATAAGTTCCGACTGTGATTCACTCGACGTCATGTTCAGATCACAGCACTGGGCCCAAACCCCAGAAGAAATTGCAGCGGATGCATTGAATGCAGGTTTGGACCTCAACTGCGGGGACTTTCTAAAGTTTAACACATTAGGCGCGGTACAAGGTGGCCTAGTGAAAGAAACAGTTGTTGACAGGGCTGTTTCAAACAACTTTGCTACACTTATGAGACTAGGATATTTTGATGGTAACCCAAGAAAGCAGTTGTATGGTAACCTTGGCCCAAAAGATGTGTGCAGCCCGGCTCACCAAGAGCTAGCCCGTGAAGCAGCTAGACAAGGAATTGTGTTGCTTAAAAACAggcctagttcattaccatTATCTCCAACTTCTATCAAATCTCTAGCAGTAATTGGCCCCAATGCTAATGTCACAACAACCATGATTGGCAACTATGcag GGATTCCATGCAAATATACGACTCCTCTACAAGGTCTATCAGCCTCCGTTAAGACTGTTTACCAATCAGGATGCCGTAATATAGGATGTGCTACAGCGCAATTTAACAGAGCAAAGAAAGCGGCTGCTGCAGCTGATGCTGTGGTTCTAGTAATGGGTGATGATCTCTCTGAAGAGGCAGAGGGTCGAGATAGAACCAGTGTAAGTCTTCCTGGACAACAAAACCGTCTTATTACAGAAGTTGCATCCGTGGCTAAAGGACCCGTGATTCTTGTTATTATGTCTGGGGGTGGAATGGATATTGGATTTGCAAAGAAGAATACGAAGATTGGTAGCATTTTATGGGTCGGGTTACCTGGTGAAGCTGGTGGAGCTGCATTAGCTGACATCATTTATGGACGATATAATCCAA GTGGAAGATTACCCATGACATGGTATCCGCAATCATTTGCAGACACTGTGAGCATGACAAACATGAATATGAGACCCAACCCAGCCACAGGCCACCCTGGTTACACCTACCGTTTTTACAAAGGTGAAACGGTTTATCAGTTTGGATATGGGTTAAGCTTTTCTCCATTTATTCAACAAGTGGTTCAAGCACCAAAGCTCATTCAAATTCCCCTAGACGAAAATCATGTTTGTAGTTCTTCTGAGTGTCAAACGATTGAAATGGATGATCATCATTGTGGCCATTTAGGATTCAATGTTGTGATTAGGGTAAAGAATGTTGGGAAATTTGAGGGAAGTTATACCGTGTTGTTGTTCTCTTCACCTCCTCAAGTAACTCCGGACGTACCTCAAATCCAACTAGTCGATTTTGAGAAGGTGTCCTTGGCTCCACAACAAGAGAGGTTGGTTAGATTCAATGTGGAAGGTTGCAGACATTTGAGTGTTGTTGATGAGGATGGCAATAGAAAGGTTGCATTGGGGGAGCATGTTCTTCATGTGGAAGATGTTAAACATTCTTTAACTCTAAAGATTTGA
- the LOC122578574 gene encoding thaumatin-like protein, which translates to MTTFTSFTFLLLPFVVFHVANAAIFDIRNNCPYTVWAGAVPGGGRQLNPGQSWSLNVPAGTKGARIWPRTKCNFDGSGRGRCETGDCNGRLQCQNYGMPPNTLAEYALNQFNNLDFFDISLVDGFNVPMEFSPTSGGCTRGIVCRADINGQCPNQLRAPGGCNNPCTVFKTDQYCCNSGSCGPTSFSKFFKDRCRDAYSYPKDDATSTFTCPGGTNYKVVFCP; encoded by the coding sequence ATGACCACCTTCACTAGTTTCACTTTCCttcttttgccttttgttgTTTTTCATGTTGCCAACGCAGCCATTTTTGACATTCGAAACAACTGTCCATACACTGTTTGGGCTGGTGCTGTGCCGGGTGGTGGAAGACAACTTAATCCAGGCCAATCTTGGTCTTTAAACGTCCCAGCTGGCACCAAAGGAGCCCGTATATGGCCACGAACCAAATGCAACTTTGATGGTTCTGGTCGAGGGCGGTGTGAAACTGGTGACTGCAACGGTCGTCTCCAATGCCAAAACTATGGTATGCCACCTAACACGTTGGCCGAGTATGCTTTGAATCAGTTCAATAATCTTGATTTCTTTGACATATCTCTTGTGGACGGGTTCAACGTGCCCATGGAATTTAGTCCGACTTCTGGAGGGTGCACTCGGGGCATTGTATGTCGCGCAGACATCAATGGGCAGTGTCCTAACCAGTTACGGGCTCCCGGTGGGTGTAACAACCCGTGTACCGTGTTCAAGACCGATCAATATTGTTGTAACTCTGGAAGTTGCGGGCCGACTAGTTTTTCAAAGTTTTTCAAAGATCGGTGTCGTGATGCGTATAGTTATCCTAAGGATGATGCCACTAGTACTTTTACGTGCCCCGGTGGAACCAACTATAAAGTCGTGTTTTGCCCTTGA